One Scophthalmus maximus strain ysfricsl-2021 chromosome 1, ASM2237912v1, whole genome shotgun sequence genomic region harbors:
- the lrrfip1b gene encoding leucine-rich repeat flightless-interacting protein 2 isoform X5: MAEARLALKRAARAEARDIRMKELERRQKELFHSHKKSYGLDNKWDHIEQWMEDSERYSRLSRRHTSVSDDEEKMSVGSRGSFRPSEHSGFLGSGSRASSRTSSARVEEKPDRDFLDKGCRTASTLSAATLTSLGGASSRRGSCDTSFSVETEASIREIKDSLVEADERYRRAMVSNAQLHNDKSSLMYQVETLREELSDMEEELWESRRHRDHASKEFERERQTHSFLQFQYKDMKEALRQTEELLTEVSELRLRSSSYCQEVSDLQEVLQWKQKQISALERQREMSDIVVMERDRLRDEVTQLRDLLKKHGITVVSPEITNGEAGRTEDDVSAEPGSRFAQEPPGGGRESMLGRAGMQRPAGGSKLHKERCRINKPSQAWKVLRSRRNKPQSNKRLTRRRPAPEDSQDVLLVEKERSFEDQRPECPGSVRLIPPPAAGDSGPRPEETSTEIHEEPLTEQQQNLNRMSGDGLRHKEPEEKKKTVPPSPLVSNRTLTDRIRSESSVQNLLRAFVENPGFVSEISRLVPQIFGSLDRRESEEMTRSVEGNEKDEPEPEPELEGSKDVGRPPAATLTDSSEPQNHNDDDVQEEVVRHESEPEEFVFVDSYFAGAADTIVDKSEFEYGLGSGASQSSKIRRLLDEVVTEFVLMRFHDGRMLEDGQTEDVDVCEEAVEEATQPATQPATQPACPPALEVVVEDVEVVLVTSDICLLNRKPDQKSDCKVS, from the exons atg gcggAGGCGCGGCTGGCATTGAAGCGAGCGGCGAGAGCCGAGGCCCGCGACATCCGGATGAAGGAGCTGGAGCGTCGACAGAAGGAG CTGTTTCACAGCCATAAG aaGTCTTATGGTCTGGATAATAAGTGGGATCACATTGAACAGTGGATG GAGGACAGTGAACGTTACTCTCGACTCTCTCGGAGACACACTTCG gtttCAGACGATGAAGAGAAAATGTCTGTGGGCAGTCGAGGCAGCTTCAGG ccgtCGGAGCACAGTGGTTTCCTTGGCTCGGGCTCTCGGGCATCGTCCAGGACCAGTTCAGCTCGT GTGGAGGAGAAACCGGACAGAGACTTTCTGGACAAA ggctGCAGGACCGCCTCCACGCTGTCGGCCGCCACGCTCACCTCATTGGGCGGAGCTTCGTCCCGAAGAGGAAGCTGTGACACGTCATTCTCTGTGGAGACGGAGGCGTCCATCAGAGAAATCAAG GACTCCCTGGTGGAGGCGGACGAGCGTTACCGCCGGGCGATGGTCTCCAACGCTCAGCTCCACAACGACAAGTCGTCTCTGATGTATCAGGTGGAAACactgagggaggagctgagtgacatggaggaggagctgtgggAGTCACGGCGACACCGTGACCACGCCTCCAAG gagtTTGAGCGCGAGCGTCAGACTCACAGTTTCCTTCAGTTCCAGTACAAAGATATGAAAGAAGCTTTGAGACAAACTGAAGAACTGCTGACG gaagtgtcagAGCTCCGTCTGAGGAGCAGCAGTTACTGTCAGGAGGTTTCTGACCTGCAGGAAGTTCTGCAGTGGAAACAGAAGCAGATCTCG GCGTTGGAGCGACAGAGAGAAATGTCCGACATCGTTGTGATGGAACGAGATCGACTCAGAGACGAAGTGACACAGCTGAGAGACTTACTGAAG AAACATGGCATCACCGTCGTCTCTCCGGAAATTACCAATGGCGAGGCAGGCCGGACCGAGGACGATGTCAGCGCAGAGCCTGGCTCCCGATTTGCTCAGGAGCCGCCTGGTGGCGGCAGAGAGAGCATGCTGG GCAGAGCAGGAATGCAgcgtccagcagggggcagcaaacTGCACAAGGAGCGCTGCAGGATCAATAAACCATCTCAGGCCTGGAAGGTTCTTCGCAGCAGAAGGAACAAACCTCAGAGCAACAAGAGACTCACCAGGAGACGACCTGCACCTGAAGACTCCCAGGACGTCCTGCTGGTGGAAAAGGAGCGCTCCTTTGAGGACCAAAGACCTGAGTGTCCGGGTTCTGTCAGACTGATtccacctccagctgcaggGGACTCAGGACCACGTCCGGAGGAAACGTCCACTGAGATCCATGAAGAACCTTTgacagaacaacaacagaatcTCAACAGAATGAGCGGAGACGGACTGAGACATAAGGAaccggaggagaagaagaagacggttCCTCCATCGCCGCTCGTCTCCAACAGAACGTTGACGGACCGGATCAGATCAGAGAGTTCAGTTCAGAACCTGCTGAGAGCGTTCGTCGAAAATCCAGGTTTTGTGTCTGAGATCTCGAGACTCGTTCCACAAATCTTTGGATCTCTGGATCGGAGGGAGTCAGAGGAGATGACGAGGAGCGTCGAGGGAAACGAGAAGGacgaaccagaaccagaaccagagctgGAGGGTTCTAAAGATGTTGGCCGACCTCCGGCAGCGACTCTGACGGACAGTTCGGAACCTCAGAACCacaacgacgacgacgtccAGGAGGAAGTCGTGCGGCATGAAAGCGAACCAGAGGAGTTTGTGTTCGTGGACTCGTACTTCGCTGGCGCTGCGGATACGATAGTGGACAAGTCCGAGTTCGAGTACGGTCTCGGTTCTGGAGCAAGTCAGAGCTCGAAGATCCGACGACTGTTGGACGAAGTGGTGACGGAGTTCGTGTTGATGAGATTCCACGACGGCAGAATGTTGGAGGATGGACAGACGGAGGACGTGGACGTCTGCGAGGAGGCTGTCGAGGAGGCAACGCAACCAGCAACACAACCAGCAACGCAACCAGCATGTCCACCGGCGCTGGAGGTTGTTGTAGAAGATGTAGAAGTTGTTCTGGTGACGAGCGACATCTGTTTGTTGAACAGGAAACCGGATCAGAAGAGTGACTGTAAggtttcataa
- the lrrfip1b gene encoding leucine-rich repeat flightless-interacting protein 2 isoform X11: MAEARLALKRAARAEARDIRMKELERRQKEVSDDEEKMSVGSRGSFRPSEHSGFLGSGSRASSRTSSARVEEKPDRDFLDKGCRTASTLSAATLTSLGGASSRRGSCDTSFSVETEASIREIKDSLVEADERYRRAMVSNAQLHNDKSSLMYQVETLREELSDMEEELWESRRHRDHASKEFERERQTHSFLQFQYKDMKEALRQTEELLTEVSELRLRSSSYCQEVSDLQEVLQWKQKQISALERQREMSDIVVMERDRLRDEVTQLRDLLKKHGITVVSPEITNGEAGRTEDDVSAEPGSRFAQEPPGGGRESMLGRAGMQRPAGGSKLHKERCRINKPSQAWKVLRSRRNKPQSNKRLTRRRPAPEDSQDVLLVEKERSFEDQRPECPGSVRLIPPPAAGDSGPRPEETSTEIHEEPLTEQQQNLNRMSGDGLRHKEPEEKKKTVPPSPLVSNRTLTDRIRSESSVQNLLRAFVENPGFVSEISRLVPQIFGSLDRRESEEMTRSVEGNEKDEPEPEPELEGSKDVGRPPAATLTDSSEPQNHNDDDVQEEVVRHESEPEEFVFVDSYFAGAADTIVDKSEFEYGLGSGASQSSKIRRLLDEVVTEFVLMRFHDGRMLEDGQTEDVDVCEEAVEEATQPATQPATQPACPPALEVVVEDVEVVLVTSDICLLNRKPDQKSDCKVS, translated from the exons atg gcggAGGCGCGGCTGGCATTGAAGCGAGCGGCGAGAGCCGAGGCCCGCGACATCCGGATGAAGGAGCTGGAGCGTCGACAGAAGGAG gtttCAGACGATGAAGAGAAAATGTCTGTGGGCAGTCGAGGCAGCTTCAGG ccgtCGGAGCACAGTGGTTTCCTTGGCTCGGGCTCTCGGGCATCGTCCAGGACCAGTTCAGCTCGT GTGGAGGAGAAACCGGACAGAGACTTTCTGGACAAA ggctGCAGGACCGCCTCCACGCTGTCGGCCGCCACGCTCACCTCATTGGGCGGAGCTTCGTCCCGAAGAGGAAGCTGTGACACGTCATTCTCTGTGGAGACGGAGGCGTCCATCAGAGAAATCAAG GACTCCCTGGTGGAGGCGGACGAGCGTTACCGCCGGGCGATGGTCTCCAACGCTCAGCTCCACAACGACAAGTCGTCTCTGATGTATCAGGTGGAAACactgagggaggagctgagtgacatggaggaggagctgtgggAGTCACGGCGACACCGTGACCACGCCTCCAAG gagtTTGAGCGCGAGCGTCAGACTCACAGTTTCCTTCAGTTCCAGTACAAAGATATGAAAGAAGCTTTGAGACAAACTGAAGAACTGCTGACG gaagtgtcagAGCTCCGTCTGAGGAGCAGCAGTTACTGTCAGGAGGTTTCTGACCTGCAGGAAGTTCTGCAGTGGAAACAGAAGCAGATCTCG GCGTTGGAGCGACAGAGAGAAATGTCCGACATCGTTGTGATGGAACGAGATCGACTCAGAGACGAAGTGACACAGCTGAGAGACTTACTGAAG AAACATGGCATCACCGTCGTCTCTCCGGAAATTACCAATGGCGAGGCAGGCCGGACCGAGGACGATGTCAGCGCAGAGCCTGGCTCCCGATTTGCTCAGGAGCCGCCTGGTGGCGGCAGAGAGAGCATGCTGG GCAGAGCAGGAATGCAgcgtccagcagggggcagcaaacTGCACAAGGAGCGCTGCAGGATCAATAAACCATCTCAGGCCTGGAAGGTTCTTCGCAGCAGAAGGAACAAACCTCAGAGCAACAAGAGACTCACCAGGAGACGACCTGCACCTGAAGACTCCCAGGACGTCCTGCTGGTGGAAAAGGAGCGCTCCTTTGAGGACCAAAGACCTGAGTGTCCGGGTTCTGTCAGACTGATtccacctccagctgcaggGGACTCAGGACCACGTCCGGAGGAAACGTCCACTGAGATCCATGAAGAACCTTTgacagaacaacaacagaatcTCAACAGAATGAGCGGAGACGGACTGAGACATAAGGAaccggaggagaagaagaagacggttCCTCCATCGCCGCTCGTCTCCAACAGAACGTTGACGGACCGGATCAGATCAGAGAGTTCAGTTCAGAACCTGCTGAGAGCGTTCGTCGAAAATCCAGGTTTTGTGTCTGAGATCTCGAGACTCGTTCCACAAATCTTTGGATCTCTGGATCGGAGGGAGTCAGAGGAGATGACGAGGAGCGTCGAGGGAAACGAGAAGGacgaaccagaaccagaaccagagctgGAGGGTTCTAAAGATGTTGGCCGACCTCCGGCAGCGACTCTGACGGACAGTTCGGAACCTCAGAACCacaacgacgacgacgtccAGGAGGAAGTCGTGCGGCATGAAAGCGAACCAGAGGAGTTTGTGTTCGTGGACTCGTACTTCGCTGGCGCTGCGGATACGATAGTGGACAAGTCCGAGTTCGAGTACGGTCTCGGTTCTGGAGCAAGTCAGAGCTCGAAGATCCGACGACTGTTGGACGAAGTGGTGACGGAGTTCGTGTTGATGAGATTCCACGACGGCAGAATGTTGGAGGATGGACAGACGGAGGACGTGGACGTCTGCGAGGAGGCTGTCGAGGAGGCAACGCAACCAGCAACACAACCAGCAACGCAACCAGCATGTCCACCGGCGCTGGAGGTTGTTGTAGAAGATGTAGAAGTTGTTCTGGTGACGAGCGACATCTGTTTGTTGAACAGGAAACCGGATCAGAAGAGTGACTGTAAggtttcataa
- the lrrfip1b gene encoding leucine-rich repeat flightless-interacting protein 2 isoform X8: MAEARLALKRAARAEARDIRMKELERRQKELFHSHKEDSERYSRLSRRHTSVSDDEEKMSVGSRGSFRPSEHSGFLGSGSRASSRTSSARVEEKPDRDFLDKGCRTASTLSAATLTSLGGASSRRGSCDTSFSVETEASIREIKDSLVEADERYRRAMVSNAQLHNDKSSLMYQVETLREELSDMEEELWESRRHRDHASKEFERERQTHSFLQFQYKDMKEALRQTEELLTEVSELRLRSSSYCQEVSDLQEVLQWKQKQISALERQREMSDIVVMERDRLRDEVTQLRDLLKKHGITVVSPEITNGEAGRTEDDVSAEPGSRFAQEPPGGGRESMLGRAGMQRPAGGSKLHKERCRINKPSQAWKVLRSRRNKPQSNKRLTRRRPAPEDSQDVLLVEKERSFEDQRPECPGSVRLIPPPAAGDSGPRPEETSTEIHEEPLTEQQQNLNRMSGDGLRHKEPEEKKKTVPPSPLVSNRTLTDRIRSESSVQNLLRAFVENPGFVSEISRLVPQIFGSLDRRESEEMTRSVEGNEKDEPEPEPELEGSKDVGRPPAATLTDSSEPQNHNDDDVQEEVVRHESEPEEFVFVDSYFAGAADTIVDKSEFEYGLGSGASQSSKIRRLLDEVVTEFVLMRFHDGRMLEDGQTEDVDVCEEAVEEATQPATQPATQPACPPALEVVVEDVEVVLVTSDICLLNRKPDQKSDCKVS; this comes from the exons atg gcggAGGCGCGGCTGGCATTGAAGCGAGCGGCGAGAGCCGAGGCCCGCGACATCCGGATGAAGGAGCTGGAGCGTCGACAGAAGGAG CTGTTTCACAGCCATAAG GAGGACAGTGAACGTTACTCTCGACTCTCTCGGAGACACACTTCG gtttCAGACGATGAAGAGAAAATGTCTGTGGGCAGTCGAGGCAGCTTCAGG ccgtCGGAGCACAGTGGTTTCCTTGGCTCGGGCTCTCGGGCATCGTCCAGGACCAGTTCAGCTCGT GTGGAGGAGAAACCGGACAGAGACTTTCTGGACAAA ggctGCAGGACCGCCTCCACGCTGTCGGCCGCCACGCTCACCTCATTGGGCGGAGCTTCGTCCCGAAGAGGAAGCTGTGACACGTCATTCTCTGTGGAGACGGAGGCGTCCATCAGAGAAATCAAG GACTCCCTGGTGGAGGCGGACGAGCGTTACCGCCGGGCGATGGTCTCCAACGCTCAGCTCCACAACGACAAGTCGTCTCTGATGTATCAGGTGGAAACactgagggaggagctgagtgacatggaggaggagctgtgggAGTCACGGCGACACCGTGACCACGCCTCCAAG gagtTTGAGCGCGAGCGTCAGACTCACAGTTTCCTTCAGTTCCAGTACAAAGATATGAAAGAAGCTTTGAGACAAACTGAAGAACTGCTGACG gaagtgtcagAGCTCCGTCTGAGGAGCAGCAGTTACTGTCAGGAGGTTTCTGACCTGCAGGAAGTTCTGCAGTGGAAACAGAAGCAGATCTCG GCGTTGGAGCGACAGAGAGAAATGTCCGACATCGTTGTGATGGAACGAGATCGACTCAGAGACGAAGTGACACAGCTGAGAGACTTACTGAAG AAACATGGCATCACCGTCGTCTCTCCGGAAATTACCAATGGCGAGGCAGGCCGGACCGAGGACGATGTCAGCGCAGAGCCTGGCTCCCGATTTGCTCAGGAGCCGCCTGGTGGCGGCAGAGAGAGCATGCTGG GCAGAGCAGGAATGCAgcgtccagcagggggcagcaaacTGCACAAGGAGCGCTGCAGGATCAATAAACCATCTCAGGCCTGGAAGGTTCTTCGCAGCAGAAGGAACAAACCTCAGAGCAACAAGAGACTCACCAGGAGACGACCTGCACCTGAAGACTCCCAGGACGTCCTGCTGGTGGAAAAGGAGCGCTCCTTTGAGGACCAAAGACCTGAGTGTCCGGGTTCTGTCAGACTGATtccacctccagctgcaggGGACTCAGGACCACGTCCGGAGGAAACGTCCACTGAGATCCATGAAGAACCTTTgacagaacaacaacagaatcTCAACAGAATGAGCGGAGACGGACTGAGACATAAGGAaccggaggagaagaagaagacggttCCTCCATCGCCGCTCGTCTCCAACAGAACGTTGACGGACCGGATCAGATCAGAGAGTTCAGTTCAGAACCTGCTGAGAGCGTTCGTCGAAAATCCAGGTTTTGTGTCTGAGATCTCGAGACTCGTTCCACAAATCTTTGGATCTCTGGATCGGAGGGAGTCAGAGGAGATGACGAGGAGCGTCGAGGGAAACGAGAAGGacgaaccagaaccagaaccagagctgGAGGGTTCTAAAGATGTTGGCCGACCTCCGGCAGCGACTCTGACGGACAGTTCGGAACCTCAGAACCacaacgacgacgacgtccAGGAGGAAGTCGTGCGGCATGAAAGCGAACCAGAGGAGTTTGTGTTCGTGGACTCGTACTTCGCTGGCGCTGCGGATACGATAGTGGACAAGTCCGAGTTCGAGTACGGTCTCGGTTCTGGAGCAAGTCAGAGCTCGAAGATCCGACGACTGTTGGACGAAGTGGTGACGGAGTTCGTGTTGATGAGATTCCACGACGGCAGAATGTTGGAGGATGGACAGACGGAGGACGTGGACGTCTGCGAGGAGGCTGTCGAGGAGGCAACGCAACCAGCAACACAACCAGCAACGCAACCAGCATGTCCACCGGCGCTGGAGGTTGTTGTAGAAGATGTAGAAGTTGTTCTGGTGACGAGCGACATCTGTTTGTTGAACAGGAAACCGGATCAGAAGAGTGACTGTAAggtttcataa